A DNA window from Borrelia sp. HM contains the following coding sequences:
- a CDS encoding DNA topoisomerase IV subunit A, whose protein sequence is MDIKTVLKDNFLQYSSYVIKDRAIASVIDGFKPVQRRIIHSLFEMNDGNFHKVANVVGNTMKYHPHGDTSIYEALVNIANKDLFIEKQGNFGNLLTGDPASASRYIECRLTSLAFEVLYSKEITSYEPSYDGRNDEPLIFPAKIPVILIQGSEGIAVGMAAKILPHNFNEILSAVKSELLGEAYELYPDFPTGGIVDVNEYADGNGKVLVRAKIEPTDDNKAILIKELPFGETTESLIASIEKAIRKNYIKVSSINDFTTENVEIELTLPRGVYASEVIEKLYHYTNCQVSISVNLLLLSDRYPVIYTITDIIKFHAEHLQKVLKMELELERNKILEKIFSKSLEQIFIENKIYKILETITKESNIIDTVLNEILKYRSNLYRDIVLSDIENLLKIPIRKISMFDIDKNNKDIEILNKELKNVESNINAIKGYAINFIDKLLAKYSKIYLRKTEISLIKSKNVREIATKNMKVYLNLSTGFVGTSLIDGEFIGNASHYDKILIFRKNSYLLKNIEDKTFIDKNNLDALVYDINNSKEQIFSIIYLNKIDNFYYLKRFKINKFITDKVYKFLNDEDEFVDFALNPEYVEFSTSKDIIKAININDFMVKSRMSVGRRISSSNIKKIKFK, encoded by the coding sequence ATGGATATTAAAACAGTACTTAAGGATAATTTTTTACAATATTCATCTTATGTTATTAAAGATCGTGCAATTGCCAGTGTGATTGATGGATTTAAGCCTGTTCAGAGACGAATTATACATTCGCTTTTTGAGATGAATGATGGTAATTTTCATAAAGTTGCAAATGTTGTTGGTAATACAATGAAATATCATCCTCATGGAGATACTTCCATTTATGAAGCACTCGTTAATATAGCAAATAAAGATTTATTTATTGAGAAGCAAGGAAATTTTGGTAATCTTTTAACAGGAGACCCTGCTTCTGCTTCACGTTACATTGAATGTCGATTAACTTCGTTAGCATTTGAGGTTCTCTATAGCAAAGAAATAACTTCTTATGAACCATCGTATGATGGTCGAAATGATGAACCTTTAATTTTTCCTGCTAAAATTCCTGTGATACTTATTCAAGGCAGTGAAGGAATTGCTGTTGGCATGGCTGCTAAAATTCTTCCTCATAACTTTAATGAAATTCTAAGTGCTGTTAAGAGTGAGTTGCTTGGGGAAGCTTATGAGCTTTATCCTGATTTTCCAACAGGCGGTATAGTGGATGTTAATGAATATGCTGATGGAAATGGAAAAGTATTAGTTCGTGCAAAAATTGAGCCTACAGATGACAATAAGGCTATTTTGATAAAAGAATTGCCATTTGGAGAGACTACTGAAAGTTTGATAGCTTCAATTGAAAAAGCTATTAGGAAAAATTATATTAAAGTTTCAAGTATTAATGATTTTACTACTGAGAATGTTGAAATTGAATTAACTCTTCCAAGAGGAGTTTATGCAAGTGAAGTGATAGAAAAACTATATCATTATACAAATTGTCAAGTATCTATTTCTGTCAATTTGCTTTTATTAAGTGATAGGTATCCTGTTATTTATACTATTACAGATATTATCAAATTTCATGCTGAACATTTGCAGAAAGTTTTAAAGATGGAACTTGAATTGGAAAGAAATAAAATTCTTGAAAAGATATTTTCGAAGAGCTTGGAACAAATATTTATTGAAAATAAGATTTATAAAATCCTTGAGACTATTACTAAAGAGTCTAATATTATTGATACTGTGTTAAATGAAATTTTAAAGTATAGGTCTAATCTGTATAGAGATATTGTTTTGAGTGATATTGAAAATTTACTTAAAATTCCTATTAGAAAGATAAGTATGTTTGACATTGATAAAAATAATAAAGACATTGAGATTTTAAATAAAGAATTGAAAAATGTAGAGAGTAATATTAATGCAATTAAGGGTTATGCAATAAATTTTATTGATAAGCTTCTTGCAAAATATTCTAAAATTTATCTTAGAAAAACGGAAATATCTCTGATTAAGTCAAAAAATGTTAGAGAAATAGCTACAAAGAATATGAAGGTTTATTTAAACTTAAGTACTGGTTTTGTTGGAACCAGTCTTATTGATGGCGAGTTTATTGGTAATGCTAGTCACTATGATAAGATATTGATATTTAGAAAAAATTCTTATTTGTTAAAAAATATTGAGGATAAAACCTTTATTGATAAGAACAATTTGGATGCTTTAGTTTATGATATCAATAATTCTAAAGAGCAAATATTTTCTATAATTTATCTTAATAAGATTGATAATTTTTATTATCTTAAGAGATTTAAAATAAATAAGTTTATTACAGATAAGGTTTATAAATTTTTAAATGATGAAGATGAATTTGTAGATTTTGCTTTAAATCCAGAGTATGTAGAATTTTCTACTAGTAAAGATATTATTAAAGCGATTAATATTAATGATTTTATGGTTAAATCTAGAATGTCTGTAGGTAGAAGGATTTCAAGTAGTAATATTAAAAAAATTAAGTTTAAGTAA
- a CDS encoding lysophospholipid acyltransferase family protein → MKIFGSIVAYIIFGLIILILTVLFPVFLIFKIFRFEAYFIKCVFILIRFAVKIGFRIIGIKLIITRDDAFYSYERSVVIMANHIASMDLLFLMLVFKKPFIIVVKSSLLSIPLVNFMLISMGVIFVSRGNIKSSALAQKRAMDAIEKGWSIGIFPEGTRNRGGKTRNFKRGSVNLALRTNSPIIPVTLLNTEKFFIKNFILNSGLSIYVHVHFPINISSLTNYEIDNLHVIVRDRIVKKLEDMKIQYNIDRNLNESK, encoded by the coding sequence ATGAAAATATTTGGAAGCATTGTTGCTTATATTATTTTTGGGTTAATCATTTTGATTTTGACGGTTTTATTTCCAGTGTTTTTGATTTTTAAGATTTTTAGATTTGAAGCTTATTTTATAAAATGTGTTTTTATTCTTATTAGATTTGCTGTTAAGATAGGTTTTCGGATTATTGGAATTAAATTGATTATTACAAGGGATGATGCTTTTTATTCTTATGAACGTAGTGTTGTTATAATGGCAAATCATATTGCTTCTATGGATCTGCTTTTTTTAATGCTTGTTTTTAAGAAACCTTTTATAATAGTTGTTAAATCATCACTTTTAAGCATTCCCTTGGTTAATTTTATGTTAATTTCTATGGGAGTTATTTTTGTAAGTAGGGGTAATATAAAGTCTTCTGCTCTTGCTCAAAAAAGAGCAATGGATGCTATTGAGAAAGGATGGTCTATCGGCATTTTTCCTGAAGGGACTAGGAATCGAGGTGGTAAAACACGAAATTTTAAAAGAGGTTCTGTTAATTTGGCTTTAAGAACAAATTCTCCTATTATTCCTGTTACTTTGCTTAATACAGAGAAGTTTTTTATTAAAAATTTTATATTAAATTCAGGATTGTCCATATATGTGCATGTTCATTTTCCAATAAATATTTCTAGCTTAACAAATTATGAGATAGATAATCTTCATGTTATTGTTAGAGATAGGATAGTGAAAAAATTAGAGGATATGAAAATTCAGTATAATATTGATAGGAATTTGAATGAAAGCAAATAA
- the lepB gene encoding signal peptidase I has product MYLEKLDSFANFLVRIVERYLTYRKRKKYFYKLKAKKRGFIINFLFELLGAAIFVLGINQYFLQAYRIPSGSMENTLQVGDLLFVDKFSYGPELLPGVLKVNGLQEPNETDIVIFENIEYKSKGLFFDILHRLLYMLTFSFIDLDKDENGNPSVRFLVKRALFSDGQLVRFREGKVFVKKEGEENFIEEDFYKTSLGYTFSIKKSIQDLDYKVYDNLAMFIALNQLSINVENMSDFSFFNVKELDRFEVERLEYRYLVAFMPYVDYYMEKAITKDYGIYVPYGYILPIGDNRDNSYDGRFFGVIDKDKILGRAIFIYFPLSRIGLI; this is encoded by the coding sequence ATGTATTTAGAAAAATTAGATAGTTTTGCTAACTTTTTGGTGAGAATTGTTGAGCGATATTTAACTTATAGAAAGAGAAAAAAATATTTTTATAAATTGAAAGCTAAAAAGCGTGGCTTTATTATTAACTTTTTATTTGAACTTTTAGGTGCGGCGATTTTTGTTTTGGGAATAAATCAATATTTTTTACAAGCATATAGAATTCCATCTGGTTCTATGGAAAATACTCTTCAAGTTGGAGATTTATTATTTGTGGACAAATTTTCTTATGGACCTGAACTTTTGCCGGGAGTGTTAAAAGTTAATGGATTACAAGAGCCAAATGAGACAGATATTGTTATTTTTGAAAATATAGAATATAAATCAAAAGGACTTTTTTTTGATATTTTACATAGATTACTTTACATGTTAACTTTTAGTTTTATTGATCTTGATAAAGATGAGAATGGGAATCCTAGTGTTAGATTCCTTGTTAAAAGAGCATTATTTTCAGATGGTCAGCTTGTAAGGTTTCGAGAGGGGAAAGTATTTGTTAAAAAAGAAGGAGAAGAAAATTTTATAGAAGAAGATTTTTATAAAACTTCCTTAGGATATACTTTTAGTATTAAGAAATCTATACAAGATTTAGATTATAAAGTTTATGATAATCTTGCTATGTTTATTGCGCTAAATCAATTAAGCATTAATGTAGAAAATATGTCTGATTTTTCATTTTTTAATGTTAAAGAACTTGATAGATTTGAAGTTGAAAGGTTGGAGTATCGCTATTTGGTAGCTTTCATGCCATATGTTGATTATTATATGGAAAAGGCTATAACTAAAGATTATGGTATATATGTGCCTTATGGATATATATTGCCTATTGGAGATAATAGAGATAATTCTTATGATGGTAGATTTTTTGGAGTCATAGATAAAGATAAGATTCTTGGCAGAGCTATTTTTATATATTTTCCTCTTTCTAGAATAGGTTTGATTTAG
- the smpB gene encoding SsrA-binding protein SmpB, with amino-acid sequence MNMSILLLENKKASFNYFIEDKINCGIVLKGTEVKSIKLKKFSFNDSFANIKKDEIWLENLHIAKYKEGNTFNHEETRRRKLLITKKEIQKLKKFKEKEGYTLVPISIYLKNSLIKVELGICKGKKLFDKREVLKQKSIKKDLDREIKKYR; translated from the coding sequence ATAAATATGAGCATATTATTGCTTGAAAATAAAAAAGCAAGTTTCAATTATTTTATTGAAGATAAAATAAACTGCGGAATTGTTTTAAAAGGAACTGAGGTTAAATCAATTAAATTGAAAAAATTTTCATTTAATGATAGTTTTGCTAACATTAAAAAGGATGAAATATGGCTTGAAAATTTACATATAGCAAAGTATAAAGAAGGTAATACTTTCAATCATGAAGAAACAAGACGCAGAAAACTTCTTATAACAAAAAAAGAAATACAAAAACTGAAAAAGTTTAAAGAAAAAGAAGGATACACATTAGTCCCTATTTCAATTTATCTTAAAAATTCATTGATAAAAGTAGAACTTGGCATATGTAAAGGGAAAAAATTATTTGATAAACGAGAAGTCTTAAAACAGAAAAGCATAAAAAAAGACTTGGATCGTGAAATTAAAAAATATAGATAA
- the lepB gene encoding signal peptidase I, whose protein sequence is MSSYLTFEQRLLQKKRRQDFLSFILLFLILNYFFTKFVLQIFTFQGDEMSPLITKNNSLIFVSKYMRTFFKPLKINDIVLYEDLNLKKNFILDFFRDLFLLNKFFNKKSYKIAKIVATHGDIVYVKGFDVLIYKRDNNLYYLNGKLMSGYELNNFFSFNEIIKCFVLKKNEFFLLNENLKILNDSRVFGPVKKSHILSLLMLKIVDNKIVK, encoded by the coding sequence ATGTCATCATATTTAACTTTTGAGCAAAGACTCTTACAGAAAAAGAGGAGACAGGATTTTTTAAGTTTTATTTTATTATTTTTAATATTAAATTATTTTTTTACAAAATTTGTTTTACAGATTTTTACTTTTCAAGGTGATGAGATGTCGCCTTTAATAACAAAAAATAACAGTTTGATTTTTGTTTCAAAATATATGAGAACTTTTTTTAAACCTTTAAAAATAAATGATATTGTGCTTTATGAAGATTTAAATTTAAAAAAAAATTTTATTCTAGATTTTTTCAGAGATTTATTTCTTTTAAATAAATTTTTTAATAAAAAAAGTTATAAAATTGCAAAGATAGTGGCTACTCATGGAGACATAGTTTATGTTAAGGGTTTTGACGTTTTGATTTATAAAAGAGATAATAATTTGTATTATTTAAATGGTAAGCTTATGAGTGGTTATGAATTAAATAATTTTTTTAGCTTCAATGAAATTATTAAGTGTTTTGTTTTAAAGAAAAATGAATTTTTTTTATTAAATGAAAACTTAAAAATTTTAAATGATTCTAGAGTTTTTGGACCTGTTAAAAAGTCTCATATTTTGTCTTTATTAATGTTAAAGATAGTGGATAATAAAATTGTTAAATAA
- a CDS encoding P13 family porin: MKRILILMLFFSCVFVSFAQSNNNGNAFDEGERFLFYENNKTGTLFPFILNATVGFGLGSFIQGDLIGGISLFSCDALGAGLLAYGLYSRYQFDKLPDTQKESEYKMGLIALSLIGIGGSAMLITRIVGMILPFTYANSVNKKLQEDLAIELGGFKPTFDVSFQENSGLGFEFAFVKKY; this comes from the coding sequence ATGAAAAGAATATTAATTTTAATGTTATTTTTTAGTTGTGTTTTTGTTAGTTTTGCTCAAAGTAATAATAATGGTAATGCTTTTGATGAGGGAGAGAGGTTTTTATTCTATGAGAATAATAAAACAGGTACCTTATTTCCTTTTATATTGAATGCTACTGTTGGATTTGGACTAGGATCTTTCATTCAAGGTGACCTGATTGGAGGAATAAGTCTTTTTAGTTGTGATGCTTTGGGTGCAGGGTTGTTGGCTTATGGTTTATATTCTAGGTATCAGTTTGATAAGTTGCCTGATACTCAAAAAGAATCAGAGTATAAGATGGGTTTAATTGCTCTTTCTTTAATAGGAATAGGGGGTAGTGCTATGCTTATAACACGAATTGTTGGAATGATACTGCCCTTTACATATGCGAATAGTGTGAATAAAAAGCTTCAAGAAGATTTAGCAATCGAGTTAGGAGGATTTAAACCTACATTTGATGTAAGCTTTCAAGAAAATTCTGGGCTTGGATTTGAGTTTGCTTTTGTTAAAAAATATTGA
- a CDS encoding DUF188 domain-containing protein — MLNKIFVDADSCNFRVIKFLQNFVLIREVGLILVANRYLNLEISNNTIVKVVNNVDSFILELVDENSIVVTRDILLVKKLLNFQIRVINDEGQIFDKNNINYLYFRSKLNINLGIKVKKYFNESSAKFKYSNFTMSFHRLFFS; from the coding sequence TTGTTAAATAAAATTTTTGTTGATGCTGATTCTTGTAATTTTCGGGTAATAAAATTTTTACAAAATTTTGTATTAATTAGAGAAGTAGGGCTTATTTTAGTTGCAAATCGGTATTTAAATTTAGAGATATCAAACAATACTATTGTTAAAGTTGTCAATAATGTTGATTCTTTTATTTTAGAATTAGTTGATGAGAATAGTATAGTGGTTACCAGAGATATATTACTTGTTAAGAAATTATTGAATTTTCAAATTAGAGTAATTAATGATGAGGGTCAAATTTTTGATAAAAATAACATAAATTACTTATATTTTAGGTCTAAGTTAAATATTAACTTAGGCATTAAAGTTAAAAAATATTTTAATGAAAGCTCTGCTAAATTTAAATACTCAAATTTTACAATGAGTTTTCATCGTCTATTCTTTAGTTAA
- a CDS encoding SUMF1/EgtB/PvdO family nonheme iron enzyme: MLEENGNLINTNTNEEMLKVKLKPVLGITPKVYIFFIIIILPLIIPVILIINNKLKNPGAYLKIKTNINNAHVYLNEKYIGRTPLNKYTSATKGILKIQRLGFEPYEKKIEIHNSLFKTYKFSIDLKLRDPDKIIAQRQKELSVMTKIKNTNNNIKLIPVFSLLLNDFKNNPEHIIKFFKSSIRYLNSNEIFKDFLKSYKRIYLIKSNNNKEIWESLQQNFNLDNRSIIWFFQNLDKEQQKQISQETWFQALTEKLKNNNKILKFKNNRINLHLNNFTKIQSKNIENIQNYKLYSQNIKLKTTYNLKEFLIQNKNVTKAEYQDFLNENPKWTLNNKDNLIKEELVDESYLKTFKQMPSNEDITNISYHAAIEYAKWYSLNLPKGFKARLPIAQEWELYQQEVPTSINSINVNEISKKVGFWNLMQNSNFNDTLLFQNDYENDIYSTNLNFNSLYTEIRTYNYNDNKMLKPSTQASFFKSWSYSPNIGFRLVIEKE, translated from the coding sequence ATGCTCGAAGAAAATGGTAATCTTATTAATACTAATACTAATGAAGAAATGCTTAAAGTAAAGTTAAAACCAGTGTTAGGAATAACGCCAAAGGTTTATATTTTCTTCATAATAATTATATTACCCTTAATAATACCGGTTATTTTAATTATAAATAATAAGCTCAAAAATCCCGGAGCATATTTAAAAATCAAAACTAATATCAACAATGCACATGTTTATCTAAATGAAAAGTATATTGGAAGAACCCCATTAAATAAATATACAAGTGCTACTAAAGGAATTTTAAAAATACAAAGACTAGGATTTGAACCCTATGAAAAAAAAATTGAAATACATAATAGTTTGTTCAAAACATATAAGTTCAGTATTGATTTAAAACTAAGAGATCCTGACAAAATCATTGCACAAAGACAAAAAGAACTCTCAGTCATGACAAAAATCAAAAATACTAATAACAACATAAAATTGATTCCTGTATTCTCACTACTTTTAAATGATTTCAAAAATAATCCAGAACATATAATAAAATTCTTCAAATCATCCATTCGATATTTAAATTCAAATGAAATATTTAAAGATTTTCTTAAATCATATAAAAGAATCTACTTAATAAAAAGTAATAACAATAAAGAAATATGGGAATCTTTGCAACAAAATTTTAATTTAGACAACAGATCAATAATTTGGTTTTTTCAAAACTTAGATAAGGAACAACAAAAGCAAATATCTCAAGAAACGTGGTTCCAAGCATTAACAGAAAAATTAAAAAATAATAATAAGATTTTAAAATTTAAAAATAACAGGATAAATTTACATCTAAATAATTTTACAAAGATACAATCAAAAAATATTGAAAATATTCAAAATTACAAGTTATACTCACAAAACATTAAACTAAAAACCACATATAACTTAAAAGAATTTTTAATCCAAAACAAAAATGTCACTAAAGCTGAATATCAAGATTTCTTAAATGAAAATCCAAAATGGACACTAAATAATAAAGATAATCTAATAAAAGAAGAACTTGTAGATGAAAGTTATCTTAAAACCTTTAAGCAAATGCCCTCAAATGAAGACATTACAAATATATCGTATCATGCAGCCATAGAATATGCTAAATGGTATTCTTTAAATTTACCAAAAGGATTTAAAGCAAGACTTCCCATAGCTCAAGAATGGGAACTATATCAACAAGAAGTACCAACTTCCATAAATAGTATAAATGTCAATGAAATATCTAAAAAAGTTGGGTTTTGGAACTTAATGCAAAACTCAAACTTTAATGACACTCTATTATTTCAAAATGACTATGAAAATGATATATATTCTACAAATTTAAATTTCAATTCACTGTACACTGAAATTAGAACATATAACTATAATGACAATAAAATGCTTAAACCTTCAACACAAGCCTCATTTTTTAAAAGTTGGAGTTATTCACCAAATATTGGATTTAGATTAGTGATTGAAAAGGAATAA
- a CDS encoding DNA topoisomerase IV subunit B, with product MKANNYDESKIITLSSLEHIRLRSGMYIGRLGDGSNIDDGIYILVKEIIDNSIDEFIMGYGNEILIKREDNVICVRDYGRGIPLGKVVESVSVINTGAKYNDNVFQFSVGLNGVGTKAVNALSSKFLVRSMRQGKFFEAVFSKGNLIETQEGKSYEQDGTYIEFLADTEIFGKYKYSEDFLRRRFFHYACLNKGLKINYNGEIFHSNNGLLDFMNAEIKCEDLLYDFVYYSNRTLEFAFSHTNNYGETYFSFVNGQYTSDGGTHQTGFREGFARAINDFLKKTYSSTDIREGLVATLSVKIKDPMFESQTKNKLGNIEIRSDIAKEIQRIILEILYKNKQLAKVIENKVVDNERLRKELSSVRKEAKERARKISFKIPKLKDCKFHFNEKSMQSNSTMIFLTEGDSATGSMVSCRDVYTQAIFSLRGKPQNMFEKSKSEIYKNEELYNMMVALGIEESIENLRYNKIVIATDADFDGFHIRNLLLTFFLTYFEDLVLNGHIYILETPLFRVRNKNSTIYCYSEEEKQKAILKLKNPEVTRFKGLGEISPSEFKNFIDVSSIKLTKVDLVNIKEIKEKLGFYMGPNTPERRNFIMENLI from the coding sequence ATGAAAGCAAATAATTATGATGAGAGTAAAATTATTACCTTATCTTCTCTTGAACATATTAGATTAAGATCTGGGATGTATATTGGGAGATTGGGAGATGGTTCTAATATTGATGATGGTATTTATATTTTAGTTAAAGAAATTATTGACAACTCAATTGACGAATTTATTATGGGTTATGGTAATGAGATCTTGATAAAGAGAGAAGATAATGTTATTTGTGTAAGAGATTATGGTCGTGGAATTCCTCTTGGAAAAGTTGTTGAGAGTGTGTCGGTTATTAATACTGGTGCTAAATATAATGATAATGTTTTTCAATTTTCTGTAGGACTTAATGGAGTTGGAACTAAAGCTGTTAATGCTTTAAGTTCAAAATTTTTAGTAAGGTCAATGAGACAAGGCAAGTTTTTTGAGGCAGTTTTTTCAAAAGGAAATTTAATTGAAACTCAAGAGGGTAAATCTTATGAGCAGGATGGTACTTATATTGAGTTTTTAGCTGATACGGAGATTTTTGGAAAATATAAATATAGTGAAGATTTTTTAAGGAGAAGATTTTTTCATTATGCTTGTTTGAATAAAGGTTTAAAAATCAATTATAATGGTGAAATTTTTCATTCTAATAATGGGCTTTTAGATTTTATGAATGCTGAGATTAAGTGTGAGGATTTACTTTATGATTTTGTTTATTATTCTAATAGGACTTTGGAATTTGCTTTTTCTCATACAAACAATTATGGTGAAACGTATTTTTCATTTGTGAATGGACAGTATACTAGTGATGGGGGTACCCATCAGACAGGGTTTAGGGAAGGATTTGCTAGAGCTATCAATGATTTTCTAAAAAAAACATACTCATCAACTGATATTAGAGAAGGGCTTGTTGCTACTCTTTCAGTAAAAATAAAAGATCCAATGTTTGAAAGTCAAACTAAAAATAAACTTGGCAATATTGAAATTAGAAGTGATATTGCTAAAGAAATTCAAAGAATAATTTTGGAGATCCTTTATAAGAATAAACAACTTGCAAAGGTAATTGAAAATAAAGTTGTTGATAATGAGCGTCTTAGAAAAGAATTAAGTAGTGTACGAAAGGAGGCAAAAGAAAGAGCAAGAAAAATATCTTTTAAAATTCCTAAGCTTAAGGATTGTAAGTTTCACTTTAATGAGAAAAGTATGCAGTCTAATTCTACTATGATATTCTTAACAGAAGGAGATTCTGCAACAGGGTCAATGGTATCTTGTCGAGATGTATATACGCAAGCTATATTTTCCCTTCGTGGTAAGCCTCAAAATATGTTTGAAAAGAGTAAGTCTGAAATATATAAAAATGAAGAACTTTATAATATGATGGTAGCTCTTGGTATTGAGGAGTCAATTGAAAATTTGAGGTATAATAAGATAGTAATTGCTACAGATGCAGATTTTGATGGTTTTCATATTAGAAATTTGCTTTTAACATTTTTCTTGACTTATTTTGAAGATTTGGTTTTAAATGGTCATATCTACATTTTAGAAACCCCACTTTTTAGAGTAAGAAATAAAAATTCTACTATTTATTGTTATTCTGAGGAAGAAAAGCAAAAAGCTATTCTTAAACTTAAAAATCCTGAGGTTACAAGGTTTAAAGGGCTTGGAGAAATTTCCCCAAGTGAGTTTAAGAATTTTATAGATGTTTCTAGCATTAAGCTTACAAAAGTAGATCTTGTCAATATTAAGGAGATAAAGGAAAAATTAGGATTTTATATGGGGCCAAATACTCCTGAGAGACGAAACTTTATTATGGAGAATTTGATTTAA